TTTTGAATTTGTTCACGACACTGCTGGATTTTATAGAACTTTTCAATTTGATGCGGACTTAATGGAAAAATATTACTTAAAAGTAGAAGTTGACGATGAAATTTATACCGCTGAAGAAACTTTTATGCCTGTTGTAAGAATAGACTCCGTCACTCAACGCAATGATGCTGGCTTTAGTGGTGATGAAATTGAACTCAAAGCCTACTATACTGACCCAGCTGGAGAAGATAATTTTTATTTATTCACCTTTTTTGTCAACTTTGTTCAATTTCCAATCACAGAAATATTTGATGATGAATTTTTTGATGGAAACACAATTTTTGCACTATATAGAGAAGAAGAGCTTTCAACGGGTGATCAAGTAACTATCAGAAACTTTGGGTTGTCTAAACAATTTCACGATTATATGTTTGTGCTTCTCAATCAAATTGGTTCATCTGGAGGTCCT
This genomic window from Flavobacterium sp. CS20 contains:
- a CDS encoding DUF4249 domain-containing protein; this translates as MKKYMILFFSFFLILSCEDVIDVDLNEAEERLVIEASMFRQKGFTGNNQQVRITKTRGFFEDSLTTVDDAVVTVTKDDGQIFEFVHDTAGFYRTFQFDADLMEKYYLKVEVDDEIYTAEETFMPVVRIDSVTQRNDAGFSGDEIELKAYYTDPAGEDNFYLFTFFVNFVQFPITEIFDDEFFDGNTIFALYREEELSTGDQVTIRNFGLSKQFHDYMFVLLNQIGSSGGPFQTQPATVRGNIINETNPDHFPFGYFSLSETDQFIYTVQ